Proteins from a genomic interval of Bombus affinis isolate iyBomAffi1 chromosome 14, iyBomAffi1.2, whole genome shotgun sequence:
- the LOC126923894 gene encoding F-box only protein 9 — protein sequence MSHSSESSESDDGGDDQEGSSFSETNIEDALTSFREQWQRELEISPKRDRLRTQSTKTVKVDVSNSNDEESIESKAKNLFLKGIEYEERRKFYEAIQFYKRAVLLVPDIELRLYESTKVKSNDDNHEGYDNDINNIGENAENHNEEDEEESDLFVKLCKIVNQNKCVCFPKFEQTTTHISALPMEIVLYILRWVVSSELDLRSLEMFSRVCRGFYISARDTEIWRLACVRVWGVNCGTYAPKYQSWRDMYLQRPRLRYNGCYISKTSYIRDGENSFQDRFYRPWHLVEYFRYLRFFPEGRVLMLTSTDEAQSCVNFLKYRTPRNPSVLIGHYILRDNCVILMLKKQEIKGVSTYRKKKKETMHDSGEQTFHIEFEIQDHHRRLNSQLKWLSYTIFTKYRNGHEAKMCLKEPSAREWRVSAIGGRYPSLKFSRVKSYTQESEAPLQ from the exons atg AGCCACTCTAGTGAATCTAGCGAGTCAGATGACGGTGGAGACGATCAGGAAGGGTCTTCTTTCTCGGAAACGAACATCGAGGATGCTCTGACTTCTTTCAGAGAGCAATGGCAACGTGAATTAGAAATATCACCCAAAAGGGACCGACTAAGAACACAGTCCACAAAGACAGTTAAAGTTGATGTTTCTAATTCTAACGATGAAGAATCTATTGAAAGCAAG GCAAAAAATTTGTTCCTGAAAGGAATTGAATATGAGGAAAGAAGGAAATTCTATGAAGCaattcaattttacaaacgagCTGTGTTATTAGTTCCTGACATTGAGTTACGTTTATACGAATCAACTAAAGTAAAATCAAACGATGATAATCATGAAGGATATGACAATGACATAAACAACATTGGCGAAAATGCTGAAAATCATaacgaagaagacgaagaagaaagcgatttatttgttaaattatGCAAAATTGTAAATCAAAATAAATGCGTTTGTTTCCCTAAATTTGAACAAACT ACAACACATATTTCTGCCTTGCCTATGGAGATAGTGCTTTATATCCTAAGATGGGTTGTATCTTCAGAACTTGACTTGAGATCTCTTGAAATGTTCTCTAGAGTATGTCGTGGATTTTATATATCTGCAAGAGATACCGAAATCTGGAGACTTGCCTGTGTTAG AGTATGGGGTGTAAATTGTGGAACCTATGCTCCAAAATATCAATCATGGAGAGATATGTATTTACAACGGCCTAGACTAAGATATAATGGATGTTATATTAGCAAAACCAGTTACATTCGCGATGGTGAAAATAGTTTCCAAGATCGATTTTATAGACCTTGGCATCTGGTGGAATACTTCAGGTACCTGAG ATTTTTTCCCGAAGGAAGAGTTTTGATGCTAACTTCAACCGATGAAGCCCAAAGTTgtgtaaattttttaaaatatcgcACTCCACGGAATCCATCGGTTCTTATTGGTCATTATATATTACGCGATAATTGTGTTATTCTAATGCTCAAGAAACAGGAAATAAAAGGAGTTAGTACAtatagaaagaagaagaaagaaactaTGCATGATAGTGGGGAACAAACATTTCATATT GAATTTGAAATTCAGGATCATCATAGACGGTTAAATTCGCAATTGAAATGGCTGAGTTACactatatttacaaaatatagAAATGGACATGAAGCGAAAATGTGTTTAAAGGAACCATCTGCAAGAGAATGGAGAGTATCGGCTATTGGCGGGCGATACCCGTCGCTTAAATTTAGCAGAGTTAAAAGTTATACTCAAGAAAGTGAAGCTCCTTTACAATAA